Within Ipomoea triloba cultivar NCNSP0323 chromosome 9, ASM357664v1, the genomic segment TCTAGAGGCCCCCTCAGGAATTTGACTTGTTGAACTgtatgtgtttggtaaatttattttgctttatttttttctccagATCTTTTTCATTGGAGTTCCTGGACATGCCCATCGTGCCGGATTTGTGAGGTGAATGTTCTTCATGTTTCTTTTATTTAGGAAAGGCTATGCTTATGCTATGTGAATTCTTTAAGAGTAATATCTTCTTGAGGCTGTTAGTAAGGGTAGTGATTTGGTGTAACATAGTAGGGATTGAGCACCTTTCCAGGACTCATAGGTTCATGGCATATATTTCTTTTGATTTGATAGGTAGCATTGTAGTCCACCTTCAAACTACATTTTACTATTGAAATCTGCAGAGCACCCAAGAAATATAAAACTAGACTGGCTGACTGATACATAGGAAGACATCTTTTGAAGAAATTAGTGCCTTCTGCCCATATTTCTTTGTTCTGGTAGATGGGAGAAAGGGAGGAAAAATGCCTATAAACTAGTGACTTAAACACCCAATGGATGAGCTATGAGTTTCACACAATGTCTCCTTTGCCGCTTGCCTATATGTTTACACTGCTTTGACCATTCTCATTGTCTATTAGGCCTGTCGACGATCTGGAGATCCAAATAAGTTCATGTTCTGCAAAAGATGTGATGCAGCATACCATTGCTACTGTATGCACCCTCCACACAAGGTGGATTTTTATTCCTtgcttttttctattttatataaTCGTAAGATGGAGAAGTTTtgtttgtataatttattttttggtgcAGAATGTTAGCAGTGGACCTTATTTGTGCCCAAAGCACACAAGGTGTCACAGTTGTAATTCTTCTGTTCCAGGGAATGGTCTAAGTGTAAGGTATGTAGTTTTAAGCACTCTTTGGAGCTTTGTGAAAGATGATACGGTTTCTATTGGTTGAATCAATTTGAATGCTCTAATAAGTGCAGACTTCAGTTCCATTTAGTATAACATCTTGTATAGAAACAATTTCTTTTTGTGGTTTGGGGGATTACTTTTGTGTTTCATTGATTTGTTTAAGTTGTGAGTTAAGCCATTTTGTTGGACCAATTCCTAATTAAGACTGAAAGTTTTGATGcattataattttagaattgttattattccatttctttttcctgaCAAACACAAAAGTTTTACTGCTCCCACGTTATGTTTAGTCTGAAAATTGATAATAGCCATGAGATGTTGCAGATGGTTTCTGGGGTACACTTGTTGTGATGCTTGTGGAAGATTGTTTGTGAAGGGCAACTATTGCCCTGTTTGTTTGAAGGTAGGATATCAGGATGATTCTATGGAATATTAATACAATTCTATGAAAAAGTTGCTGATCCAACGTCTATATTTCATCTGAATTCAAAGTATAAGTTAATTGACTTGTTTGAATTGCAGGTCTATAGAGATTCTGAATCAACACCTATGGTTTGTTGTGATATTTGCCAGCGCTGGGTGCACTGCCAATGTGATGGCATTAGGTATGCATTTTATCTTTTATCCTGATTAGTAATATGCTGGACCTctgtttttttgggtgaacCCTTAGTCCAAGGCTGAACTAGATTAATAGTGGGGGCACTTGCCCCAACTCAAATTTGAGAAATTATACGTGTGTATAGTTTTAACAAGTTATATTGTGAACCCTATACTTTATACTAGTAATTTGCTCCTCCCAATTTAAAAAAACCCATATAGTAATAAGGTTGCCCTTActaattcataattatttatcTGCTCTTACATCAACTTTATGATTGTTGTGttgtgaaaacaaaaaaaaaagtcagaagAAGggttttttgaaataatatcaAACAGATAGTTTTGTGAGTCTCCAAAACATAAACTGATTAAACTCTGTACAGCATGTGAAACTAGTTTCTATCTCCAGTTTCccaagattttcttttctttattgattTGTGCATTGTTATCATATTTCCTAAAGCACATTACGGTGCTATTCTTTGGACAAGTTATTCAAAAAGCTTCCTTGCTACACCTATGGGTAAATTTGTGGAACATTTCTGTTTTGTTGATGGTATAAGTTGATTGCTTAATCTTGTCCTGGATTATTACTGTTTTGTTTTTCACATAGCTTTTAGGTTCTATGTTCTTTTATGGCTTGCTGATCTTACTTGAAGTACTTTATTCTTTTTGCTATGATAACATTAAGTCTTAGCAACTCTCCCATGAATGTATCACATAAGAGCATTTTGCGTGGATATTTAATTCACGATTGCTTTACCTTAGTGGCAATTTTCCTTGCAGTGATGAGAAATATTTGCAGTTTCAAGTAGATGGAAATCTCCAGTATGCATGTCCAACTTGTCGTGGGGACTGTTATCAGGTGTGTTTCAAATATGACTGCTTTTTCGAAAAAAGTTTTCCACTGCCATTACTGTAATATATTTCTCCCGATGTTTCCAGGTTAGGAATCTTGAGGAAGCTGTTCAGGAGCTTTGGAGGAGGAAAGACGAAGCTGACAAGGGTTTGATTGCAAGCTTGAGGGCAGCTGCTGGATTGCCCACTCAGGAAGAAATATTTTCGATTTCACCTTTCTCTGATGATGAGGACAGTCCTGTGGTATCAAAGAATGAATATGGCCGTTCTTTGAAGTTCTCTCTCAAAGGTCTAGCTGAAAAATCCCCCAAGAAGAGCAAGGAATATGGGAAGAAATCTTCAAGCAAGAAGTACGGTAAGAATAAAGGGCATCAGATATCTTCAACTGGTAAAGCAGAATCACATCTGGGCTTCGAAGGGCATACTGATGCTCCATCTGGTGATATTAtaacaaatgaagaaattagGGCTTGCAAAAGTGGAGAGCGTGATTGTTTTTCTCCTGCTATTGCTGGTAGCTTGACGGAGGGGATATGTTCAGTTAATGAGGCAGGGGTTGTAAAACACAAATTTATCGACGAGGTTACTGCTAACAATGGGAACAGGGCATCTAGAATGGTCCAAATAAAAGGCAACAAGCATCACAGTACAAGTGATGATGATGTTGGAACTCATACAACGTCTAAGACCACTAAAGGAACAAAGCTTGTTATACATTTGGGTACATGGAATAAAAATCTAACCGGTTCTCCTAAGTCTGAGGCTTCAAGCTGTCCAAGAGAACAAAACTTGACTACTTCAAATGGTATGGCCTCTatggtacttttttttttactgtctATTACTATGGGCTCCTCTCTGTTCTCTGCTTGGGCACAAAATGGAGCCAATCAGCCAAAACCCGGCTGATAGATTGCAAGTAGACCTTGTGCTTAATTGAGTTTCAAAGTTGCATGTATCAATGGTTTTCCAATCCTAGGGCCTAAAATTGAAAAGATTTCCGGAAATAGCATTGAATCTCTAAGCTATTTTCGACTTTCATGGTGCGGTAGAAAAATGAGATGAAAACATCTTTGAAATTCATTTTTGCATTTGGAGTGTGGACAACTGATAATGGTTCAaaatgaaatttcaaaaatagatgGAGTGCTTGGTAATGCAGTTGTCCTTCTTGAAtccttatatatttatttcctccATGTGCTCAATAGGTAGTGAGGATTTGGGTCAGCAGAAACTGAATGAGTACACAGAAAGGAAGGAAATTGTAGCCACCGGAGGAAAAGGTAATGAATCTCTATCAAGTCTCGTGATAATTCCATTCTAATTTTTGTTGGTCCATCTTTTAGgctcattattttattttacgtCTCTATAATAAGCCACAGGGCATAGAGCAGATCAAATGCAAGGACAAAAAGTTAGGGGAAAAGAGGGTCACGTAATAAAGATCAAGAAACCTAGTCCAGAAACTGCTGATGGTACTGTCAAACCTGGAAACGGGTCATCTGCTTCCCCACTGAATGCACCTATAGTTGCGGGAAAAAGAAGCAACGAGGGTAGCGTGGCTGCTCCGAGGACTGTGATCCAGATTCCTGGTAGTAGAGGCAACAAAGTGTCTTCAGCGAGACATGCCGGTGGCGAACCTGGTGTCACTGATGATTCGCGTGCTGATGACAGGAATAGCACGCCTCCAACTCATCCCGTGCAAAAGGACCCTAAACCACTGTTGAAACTTAAATTCAAGAATCCTTATCCGGATGGTCATAATGCGTGGGCTTCTACGGAAGACGAGAAGGGTGTGATCAAGGGTCAAAGGTCAAAACGAAAGAGACCATTGCCCTCTGGGGAGAAATCCTCAGCTACTGCTGATCCGAGGTGGTATGAAGACAATTCGATGGATGAGATGATGGACGCTAATTGGATACTGCAGAAGTTGGGAAAAGACGCAATAGGAAAGCGAGTGGAAGTTCATCAGCAATCTGATAATACTTGGTAAGTTCCTATCTTGACAGTGCTCAGCTTtccaaaatgaaaataaaatcaatataagtgttttattaataagttttttgtaattccaaaatactaaaattcaaaaggctactcaaagtaaccttttcaattagctttttgagaaaagaaattataccaaacagctatcaactaacaactaatttaccaaacacttttctacaatcagctaatgttatcaactaatcataccttctaacccaatcagctaacagttatcagttaacagtcatttaccaaacagggcttaCATGTTTTTCTCTTTACGATATTTATTATGAAGCTGAGATTCTGTCTGGGTTTCATTGCATTTCCTCTATTGATTGTGCACTTGTCTTCTCGGTTTCCCTTATCCCCAGGCACAGAGGAAAAGTAACAGAATTCTTTGAAGGACCCTCAGTTGTTGCTGTTACCTTGGATGATGGAAAGACCGAGAACATAGAACTAGGAAAACAAGGAATTAGGTTTGTCCCTCAAAAGCAAATGCGATAATTTTATATTGGATTGGATGTTACTTGTATATTGGAGGATTTCAGGGGGTTTAGGGTGGTGGTCCAGTTGCAGCTCTCCAAGAAGACAGACAGGTCTATTTTGGGTTGGAGGATTATTTCCTTTGGTCTCACAAACTTCTCCATCTTGTTTTCTATGTTGCTTTTCCAGTTTCTAGTTTTCTTATGTAGATgtttcaaaacaaaacaaaaaaaaattgctctCTTATGTAGTTAAGTTCAGAATGCATGTTTTGGGAACTCTTTTTACATGCTTAAACTCTAGTTGGGACTTGGGACTGTAAATTTGGTTAGCAATGAGAGCCGTTGCAGTGCTCCAGTTGATATACTATGTAGTTATAATATAAGCTTGGATGGACATTTATTTTAAATGTGCTAAATATtaactttatttaaatttgataatattttacattatataattagtgaaacttgaattttttttttttttttttttgaaaacccaaAAGAGTATTATTTCATGAATTGGGTAAAAAGGGAATGATACAATCAGAGGAAACCTGGTCCCAAGTACAGGAGTCAAGCTTTGAGAGCCCGCTGCCCTAGCTAATGGCTAATGTGTGGGCGATCTGGTTTGGTGATTTAGAGTTTGGAAAATACCTTGCTTTCAACTCTAGCCATCAAGCTTGAAGGAGACGTTATCAGCCGCCAACCTTGTTTAGCTAAAAGAGCCAGGTTGAAGTTGTGAATGCCTAAACCCATCCCTCCCATTCTCTTTGGTATGCTTAGCCGATCCCATGATTACCATCGGATACCTCTGTTTTTGTAATCTCTCCCCTTCCACCAGTAGCCATTCATTAGGATCTCCAGTTCAGAGCATAAGGTTGTGGGCAAGAGAAATATGCTCATTGCATAGGTTGGTAAGGACTGAGCTACTGTTTTGAGGAGTAGAAACTTACCTGAAAATTTAATTGTgactatttgattatatatatatatatatagagagagagagagagagagaaatagagtATTTGATTTATATTGTATTGTGATTAATTGCAAAGTATATTCTGGACCAAGGTTTGCCATGcgtattataaatttatgtctAGATTATGTACTTGCAGTATTggttttgtttggtaaaatagcttataagtcaattttgacttatttgatcagtATTAGCAGTATGATTTGATATGCGTGTGTGgttattcaattatttataacagcttattgctcaacgttttgagaaaataaattattttcttcaaaaccccctaaataatttattttttataaaaaaaaagagactgtGTAGACGGGTTCAACAGTCTTGTTTGCCAGTCCTGTTACTCTCATTGTCTCTTTACAACACTAGACAACGGGGTGCTTCAACCCGTCTTCGGGGCTCATAAGCGCATTGCCTAATATTGTGAAGATAATTAGCAAAAGAACATGTGATTATTGATTAGTGTTCACAGGCTTCCTAAGCCTGTGAAcatatgtttattttgtttatatataaattctataataataataataatagcaattgtattattattattattattattataggttaAAATAACACAATACACTCATatccttaaatgtcattttacatgtaattagttatcagctaacatctaatttactaaacattttCCTACAACCAGTTAATGCTATCAGCTATTCAAACTCGCTAACATAATCCACTAACCACTAACAACTATTTGCCAAACAccatatattatgtacttttagtTCATAATATGTTTAATGTATGTACATAATGTGTGAATTATaggtatataaactgaaagtacattatgtTACTTGCATACTCATAAACTTTGATCTACGAatacttgttaggaatataatGGAATAAAGCGAAAACAAATAATGGAAAGAGAaagaatacacacacacacacacacacgaacGATGAGAACTGTGGTATTGTATTGAATAAGAATAATTACAGAGATACAGAGATCAcaggtatatatacaagagagaGTCACATAGAGACTAGGATAGAGAATCATAAtctaactcaaatacatagagtcctaatagtccccctcaagcacagggtAAGTTAGTAACATatagcttgtctctaagaaaagaaaatctaggactagacAGAGCCTTAGTAAAAatatcagcaagttgatctttggtTGAAATAAAGTTCACTTGAATATCTCTAGAAGCAACTCTGTCTCTAACAAAGTGATTGTCAATCTCCACATGTTTGGTAcgagcatgaaaaattggatttgCACACATGTATTTAGCACCAAGATTGCAACACCATAACTTGGGAACAGAAATATTATTGGTAACATTAATCTCACGTAGTAGTGATAAGATCCAGATTACCTCAGCACAGACATATACTAGAGCTTTGTACTCAACCTCTATAGAAGATCTAGCAATAGTTCTTTGCTTCTTGCAGACCTAAGAAATAAGATTTGATCCTAGAAACACAGCATACCCACTAGTTGACTTACAAACTTTAGGTCAGCCAGCCTAGTAAGAATCAGAAAAGGCACGCAAATCTCTAGACACAGATTTCCTAATACGAATGTCATACGTAATAGCCCCCTTAACATACCTCAATACGCGTTTCAATTGCTCCCAATAGGAAACTGTAGGCGCATGCATATACTGGCAaagctgattttttttttttgaaaatgctgGCAAAGCTGATTGAGTGATTGACTGCAAATGACAGGTCTGGGCGTGTGACTATGAGGTACTACAGTGCCATAGCTAAACTCTTGTACTTAATTAGTAGGATCATCACATATATCTGCATTAATATGGATAGATTTCGAGATAGGAATAGGGGTGGATAAAGTCTTGCAATCTGTCATACCAGCACGTTTTAAAATATCTGTCATGTAACGCTGTTGAGAAAGTAACACTCCATCATCACTTTTAATtgtctcaataccaagaaaaaAATCAGGCTCACCAAGATATCTAATCTTAAAACCAGTAGACAGTTTTGACAATAACATTCACTAGATTTTGATCACTCCCTATCACAaatatatcatcaacataaaccaaGATGTACATAAAGTCAAATTTTAGTGTGATAGTTTTGTGACCCCGGGGTGGTCACTCGGCGGGCCAACACAACCGATTGAAtccataaaatgtaaaaatgaataaatagagACAAGAGTGAACACCATAATTTTAATGTGAAAATCGAAAGGGTAACAACCATGGGCGCGCTTTTTTGGGTAGTGCCAAGCCAAAATTCACTATTTTGTATAAGAATTTTGTACATATAATGTGGACTCGTGGGCTCTTCTCTATATTCAAAAAATGTCCCACCCAACCTGGTTTCTGACTCATTCTTTTATAGTAGAATAGAGGGTGGTGCACATGCTGAGTGATTATCCCCTAATAATGGAGTGTTTATGGGTAATAATAGGTAATGAATAGGTAATTAATTAGTGGTTAATGAGTGATAAATGGGAGGTAGTGGGGTAATAATTGGTTAATAAATGCACAATAATTGTGTAATAATTTGTAGGTTATGGAAAGATAGTTGAAGAGTCGACTGGTCACGTCTCGAGTGCTGACTGCCGAGTCTGAGGCTCGACTGCCTATTAGGTGGTACCGACTGGGTACTCATGTTGGGTATCTATCACAGtgaataatgaaataattatacATCTTTCTTTGAAGCTTTAAAACCAACAAATAGAAGAAATCTGTGTAGACGATTAAACAAAGCTTTAGGAGCCTGTTTTAACCCATACAACGAACGTTTTAACAAACAGACATAATCAAGGAACTATGTATCAATATAGCCAGGTGGCTAATGCATGTAGATAGTCTCAGTTAAATTTCCATTTAAAAAggcattatgaacatcaagttaTCTAATGACCCAGCcagaatataaagccaaagaTAAAAGTAACTTGACATTAGTCAGTTTAACCATTGGGCTGAATGTATCAAAAAaagttttgttcatcaaggGAGACCGGTCGACTAGCGAGCGTAAGATCCTCAATCACCACTTGAGCTCGCCCAatataatctgcaattgatGAATCTCCTTGGTGAAGAGCCTGAAGTTGACTAAGAAAATTCAAAGACCTAGCCCGCGATGAAGACACCAAAGCTTGTTCAATGGCATCCCAAACAGCTTTGGATGTT encodes:
- the LOC116029953 gene encoding uncharacterized protein LOC116029953 isoform X1 codes for the protein MAFHVACPITCRKICYCPLGFARGLQGEKGKNEFLEEVGKLEEFLKDPWLLRARENATIQVKVPKVVVAPPPQSLAVGDAGTDAEEAAAMLSAQTKRAVLQKKAAAASLVAEDYARRFESGDLVEPVKDTAGEELTQSNAKIMCRLCFRGENDGSEKAKKMLSCKTCGKKYHRSCLKTWAQNRDLFHWSSWTCPSCRICEACRRSGDPNKFMFCKRCDAAYHCYCMHPPHKNVSSGPYLCPKHTRCHSCNSSVPGNGLSVRWFLGYTCCDACGRLFVKGNYCPVCLKVYRDSESTPMVCCDICQRWVHCQCDGISDEKYLQFQVDGNLQYACPTCRGDCYQVRNLEEAVQELWRRKDEADKGLIASLRAAAGLPTQEEIFSISPFSDDEDSPVVSKNEYGRSLKFSLKGLAEKSPKKSKEYGKKSSSKKYGKNKGHQISSTGKAESHLGFEGHTDAPSGDIITNEEIRACKSGERDCFSPAIAGSLTEGICSVNEAGVVKHKFIDEVTANNGNRASRMVQIKGNKHHSTSDDDVGTHTTSKTTKGTKLVIHLGTWNKNLTGSPKSEASSCPREQNLTTSNGSEDLGQQKLNEYTERKEIVATGGKATGHRADQMQGQKVRGKEGHVIKIKKPSPETADGTVKPGNGSSASPLNAPIVAGKRSNEGSVAAPRTVIQIPGSRGNKVSSARHAGGEPGVTDDSRADDRNSTPPTHPVQKDPKPLLKLKFKNPYPDGHNAWASTEDEKGVIKGQRSKRKRPLPSGEKSSATADPRWYEDNSMDEMMDANWILQKLGKDAIGKRVEVHQQSDNTWHRGKVTEFFEGPSVVAVTLDDGKTENIELGKQGIRFVPQKQMR
- the LOC116029953 gene encoding uncharacterized protein LOC116029953 isoform X2 codes for the protein MAFHVACPITCRKICYCPLGFARGLQGEKGKNEFLEEVGKLEEFLKDPWLLRARENATIQVKVPKVVVAPPPQSLAVGDAGTDAEEAAAMLSAQTKRAVLQKKAAAASLVAEDYARRFESGDLVEPVKDTAGEELTQSNAKIMCRLCFRGENDGSEKAKKMLSCKTCGKKYHRSCLKTWAQNRDLFHWSSWTCPSCRICEACRRSGDPNKFMFCKRCDAAYHCYCMHPPHKNVSSGPYLCPKHTRCHSCNSSVPGNGLSVRWFLGYTCCDACGRLFVKGNYCPVCLKVYRDSESTPMVCCDICQRWVHCQCDGISDEKYLQFQVDGNLQYACPTCRGDCYQVRNLEEAVQELWRRKDEADKGLIASLRAAAGLPTQEEIFSISPFSDDEDSPVVSKNEYGRSLKFSLKGLAEKSPKKSKEYGKKSSSKKYGKNKGHQISSTGKAESHLGFEGHTDAPSGDIITNEEIRACKSGERDCFSPAIAGSLTEGICSVNEAGVVKHKFIDEVTANNGNRASRMVQIKGNKHHSTSDDDVGTHTTSKTTKGTKLVIHLGTWNKNLTGSPKSEASSCPREQNLTTSNGSEDLGQQKLNEYTERKEIVATGGKGHRADQMQGQKVRGKEGHVIKIKKPSPETADGTVKPGNGSSASPLNAPIVAGKRSNEGSVAAPRTVIQIPGSRGNKVSSARHAGGEPGVTDDSRADDRNSTPPTHPVQKDPKPLLKLKFKNPYPDGHNAWASTEDEKGVIKGQRSKRKRPLPSGEKSSATADPRWYEDNSMDEMMDANWILQKLGKDAIGKRVEVHQQSDNTWHRGKVTEFFEGPSVVAVTLDDGKTENIELGKQGIRFVPQKQMR